From Sandaracinaceae bacterium:
GCTACTCCGCCCTCTTCATCACCGCCGCCGACCTGCTCCTCGATCTCGAGGGCCAGGAGTCCGCGAGCGCACTACAGCGCAGGCTCAAGCGCTATGCGCGCGTGGCCGTCCTCTGCATCGACGAGATCGGATACCTCGCCTACCAACAGCGCTCCGCAGACCTGCTCTTCCAGCTCGTCTCCAAACGCTACGAGCAGCGCCCCCTGATCCTCACCACCAACAAGTCCTTCTCGGACTGGCCTTCCATA
This genomic window contains:
- a CDS encoding ATP-binding protein, translating into MTAADLLLDLEGQESASALQRRLKRYARVAVLCIDEIGYLAYQQRSADLLFQLVSKRYEQRPLILTTNKSFSDWPSIFPGAACATALVDRVVHHADVIHIEGESYRLRESASAAKRPRPRKATATKK